Proteins from one Leptonema illini DSM 21528 genomic window:
- the rpmG gene encoding 50S ribosomal protein L33, with product MREIIKLESTAGTGFFYTTTKNKKKHTAKFEINKFDPKAKKYVKFVEKKVSK from the coding sequence ATGCGAGAAATCATCAAGCTTGAGTCGACTGCAGGAACCGGTTTTTTCTACACGACGACGAAGAACAAGAAGAAGCATACGGCGAAATTCGAGATCAACAAGTTTGATCCGAAGGCGAAGAAATACGTGAAATTCGTCGAGAAGAAAGTCTCGAAATAA
- a CDS encoding 4-diphosphocytidyl-2C-methyl-D-erythritol kinase (An essential enzyme in the nonmevalonate pathway of isopentenyl diphosphate and dimethylallyl diphosphate biosynthesis): protein MSSSKTLLCPAKINLGLAVPFRRPDGYHEIESLFLPIDFCDELTVTPAASLHLRTENLIELSTRSDFEAVSERGDPEKNLLMRLMAAINRGRAEPLRFELFLRKRIPSGAGLGGGSSNAGILLRYLIEVGLLDRSHAFELARSHGADIPFFLDARPSAVTGIGEIIEPISQEKDRARLKSIRGVLMLSDVVVPTKNAYSELKRPLQPTSQSKAGSSPGRAYQALLEGDAKVLSQIGNDFEEVVFRLHPELAGVKDALLDCGAFYASMSGSGSAIFGLYDRMQEDERLAFLRQRFPAYRAVPFGFFL, encoded by the coding sequence ATGTCTTCTTCGAAGACGCTTCTGTGCCCGGCCAAGATCAACCTTGGCCTTGCCGTTCCCTTTAGACGGCCCGACGGCTATCATGAGATCGAAAGCCTCTTTCTTCCGATCGACTTCTGCGACGAGCTGACCGTTACCCCTGCCGCTTCCCTTCATCTGCGCACCGAGAATCTGATCGAGCTATCGACGCGGTCCGATTTTGAGGCCGTTTCTGAGCGCGGAGATCCCGAGAAGAATCTTCTGATGCGCCTTATGGCGGCGATCAATCGAGGTCGCGCTGAGCCTCTGCGCTTTGAGCTGTTTCTGCGCAAACGCATCCCTTCTGGAGCGGGACTGGGCGGAGGCAGCTCAAACGCCGGCATACTTCTGCGTTATCTTATAGAAGTCGGATTGCTGGATCGCTCTCATGCCTTCGAGCTTGCGCGAAGCCACGGCGCCGACATCCCCTTCTTTCTCGATGCGCGTCCCTCTGCGGTGACGGGCATCGGCGAAATCATAGAGCCGATCTCGCAAGAAAAGGATCGTGCACGTCTGAAAAGCATTCGCGGAGTGCTGATGCTCTCGGACGTCGTTGTTCCTACAAAAAATGCATACTCTGAACTGAAAAGGCCTTTACAGCCGACCTCTCAGTCAAAGGCTGGCTCCAGCCCGGGGCGAGCCTATCAGGCTCTTCTCGAAGGTGATGCGAAGGTGCTTTCTCAGATCGGGAACGATTTTGAAGAGGTTGTCTTTCGACTTCATCCGGAGCTTGCAGGCGTAAAGGATGCGCTTCTTGATTGTGGCGCCTTTTACGCATCGATGTCGGGTTCAGGTTCTGCCATCTTCGGTCTGTATGATCGAATGCAAGAGGACGAAAGGCTTGCCTTTCTCCGGCAGAGGTTTCCCGCATATCGAGCGGTTCCGTTCGGCTTTTTCCTGTAA
- a CDS encoding sugar phosphate nucleotidyltransferase: protein MTDSASSARHAVVLAAGKGTRMQSDLPKVAMPLNGRPMIQHVLDRLAPLKLDTLTLVVGYRRDVVEELAHTWKKDHPTAPEIRFALQEEQKGTAHAFLQAEPALTGKSGLALVTAGDMPLLRTRSIDRLFSEAASNGAGAVLSAHLENPKGYGRMVRDASGNLNRIVEEKDADEPTKAIQEVNTGCYVFRIPEIFAVLKQIDSNNKQNEYYLPDAVKLYRERGDQFRCVLLDDYRESMGANTREDLVQLEQIHSQMKDL, encoded by the coding sequence ATGACCGACTCTGCTTCAAGCGCCCGCCATGCCGTCGTCCTGGCTGCCGGAAAGGGAACTCGCATGCAGAGCGATCTGCCTAAAGTCGCCATGCCGTTAAACGGCAGGCCGATGATCCAGCACGTTCTCGATCGCCTTGCTCCGCTCAAACTTGATACGCTTACGCTTGTCGTCGGCTACCGACGCGACGTCGTTGAAGAGCTGGCCCATACCTGGAAGAAGGATCATCCGACAGCGCCCGAGATTCGCTTTGCCCTGCAAGAAGAACAGAAGGGAACGGCGCATGCCTTCTTACAGGCAGAGCCGGCCCTTACAGGCAAAAGCGGGCTGGCCCTTGTGACGGCCGGCGATATGCCGCTTCTTCGCACTCGCTCCATAGACAGGCTCTTTTCTGAGGCGGCCTCAAACGGAGCGGGCGCCGTGCTCTCCGCCCATCTTGAGAATCCAAAAGGCTACGGGCGCATGGTGCGCGATGCTTCGGGTAACCTGAACCGCATCGTTGAGGAGAAAGACGCCGATGAACCGACGAAGGCCATCCAGGAAGTGAACACCGGCTGTTATGTGTTTCGCATTCCCGAGATCTTTGCCGTGCTCAAACAGATCGACAGCAACAACAAACAGAACGAATACTACCTGCCCGATGCCGTGAAACTCTACAGAGAACGCGGAGACCAGTTCCGCTGCGTCCTGCTCGACGACTACAGAGAGTCGATGGGCGCCAACACTCGTGAAGACCTCGTCCAGCTTGAACAAATCCACAGTCAGATGAAGGATCTATGA
- a CDS encoding ribose-phosphate diphosphokinase produces the protein MNYELLLLSGNANEPLAREIADYLGVRLAGVDLKKFSDGEISVKINENIRGKDVFIVQPTSAPANDNLMELLLIIDAVRRASAKRITAVVPYYGYGRQDRKSEPRVPISARVVADLIEAVAPDRILTMDLHADQIQGFFHIPVDNLYAAPVFIKYLRETRANDAVVVSPDTGGVERARFLARHINAGLAIIDKRRPKANVAEIMHVIGDVKDKNCILYDDMIDTGGTITKAASALKANGAKSVIACATHAVLSGSAIEKLTESVLDEVVFSNTIQLPPEKQTDKIRRLSVAQLVGEAIRRIHNEESVSSLFV, from the coding sequence ATGAACTACGAACTGCTTCTTCTTTCGGGTAATGCCAACGAGCCGCTTGCTCGCGAAATCGCCGACTATCTCGGCGTTCGCCTGGCCGGCGTCGATCTCAAGAAATTCTCGGATGGCGAGATTTCGGTGAAGATCAACGAGAACATCCGCGGCAAAGACGTCTTCATCGTTCAGCCCACCTCGGCTCCGGCTAACGACAACTTGATGGAGCTTCTGCTCATCATCGACGCAGTGCGTCGTGCCTCGGCCAAGCGCATTACGGCCGTCGTGCCCTACTACGGCTACGGACGCCAGGATCGCAAATCCGAGCCTCGCGTGCCCATCTCGGCGCGCGTCGTCGCCGACCTGATCGAGGCCGTCGCCCCCGATCGCATCCTGACGATGGATCTGCATGCAGATCAGATCCAGGGCTTCTTTCATATTCCGGTCGATAACCTCTACGCCGCTCCGGTCTTTATCAAATATTTGCGCGAAACCCGCGCGAACGACGCCGTCGTCGTCTCTCCCGATACTGGCGGAGTGGAGCGCGCTCGATTCCTGGCCCGCCATATTAACGCCGGTCTGGCCATTATCGACAAGCGCCGTCCGAAGGCGAACGTAGCCGAGATCATGCACGTCATCGGCGACGTGAAAGACAAGAACTGCATCCTCTACGACGATATGATCGATACGGGCGGAACGATTACGAAGGCAGCCTCGGCTCTGAAGGCAAACGGTGCGAAAAGCGTCATCGCCTGCGCCACACATGCGGTGCTTTCGGGCTCCGCCATCGAGAAGCTTACGGAGTCCGTGCTCGACGAGGTTGTCTTTTCGAATACGATTCAGCTTCCGCCCGAGAAGCAGACCGATAAGATCCGTCGGCTTTCGGTGGCCCAGCTGGTCGGCGAGGCCATCCGACGCATCCATAACGAAGAGTCGGTCAGTTCGCTCTTCGTTTGA
- a CDS encoding 50S ribosomal protein L25 produces the protein MNRTIEASTRSARGKNESRRLRAAGRIPANLLDRGNSTPIEIDDREFEKLIAGGLRSSSKFKLKLNGAEQEVLAKEIHRHPVSGRIFHVDFYKVNPGHKFRVAIAVELTGSAKGVKAGGALEHYIRQLKVVTVPEKIIEKIEVDITDLGVGEAVHLSQLNLPSEWETRLTGDPVVCRVAQSRMTLKAASDGKEG, from the coding sequence ATGAACCGCACGATTGAAGCCTCGACCCGCAGTGCAAGAGGAAAGAACGAATCCCGTCGACTGCGCGCAGCCGGCCGTATTCCCGCAAACCTTCTGGACCGGGGCAATTCCACGCCGATCGAAATCGACGACCGTGAGTTCGAGAAACTGATCGCCGGCGGACTTCGTTCAAGCAGCAAGTTCAAGCTGAAGCTGAACGGCGCCGAGCAAGAAGTGCTGGCTAAAGAGATTCATCGCCATCCGGTCAGCGGCCGTATTTTCCATGTGGACTTCTACAAGGTAAACCCCGGCCACAAGTTCCGCGTCGCCATCGCCGTCGAACTGACTGGCTCGGCTAAAGGCGTAAAGGCCGGCGGAGCGCTTGAGCATTACATCCGTCAGCTGAAGGTCGTGACCGTTCCCGAGAAGATCATCGAGAAGATCGAGGTCGACATCACCGATCTCGGCGTCGGTGAAGCGGTACACCTGAGCCAGCTTAACCTGCCCTCTGAATGGGAAACCCGCCTTACGGGCGATCCGGTAGTCTGCCGTGTAGCGCAGTCCCGTATGACGCTGAAGGCAGCGAGCGACGGCAAAGAAGGCTGA
- the pth gene encoding aminoacyl-tRNA hydrolase, whose translation MKLVIGLGNPGEKYANRRSNIGFKILDIIANNNNIDIRTKKKKSLIGRGHIEEEEIVLLKPQTYSDLAGEAALYIASFLRIRPRDIIVIMDDITLTLGKIVVNQGGTEHTHPGIKNLADALKSPDFIRVRVGVAGDRVSKVPKEEYLNQEFEPSESFRLINIINDAESAIREIAHSRDIRDVMEKFSE comes from the coding sequence ATGAAGCTCGTCATTGGATTGGGGAACCCTGGTGAGAAGTACGCAAACCGTAGATCGAACATCGGCTTCAAGATCCTCGACATCATCGCGAATAATAACAACATCGATATCCGCACCAAGAAGAAGAAATCGCTGATCGGTCGCGGCCATATCGAAGAAGAAGAGATCGTCCTGCTCAAGCCGCAGACCTACAGCGATCTGGCCGGCGAGGCTGCCCTTTATATCGCCTCCTTTCTGCGCATCCGTCCTCGCGACATCATCGTCATCATGGACGACATCACGCTCACGCTGGGCAAGATCGTCGTGAATCAGGGCGGTACAGAGCATACTCATCCGGGCATCAAGAACCTGGCCGATGCGCTGAAATCGCCCGATTTTATTCGCGTCCGGGTCGGAGTGGCTGGCGACAGAGTGTCTAAGGTTCCGAAAGAGGAATACCTGAATCAGGAATTTGAGCCATCCGAAAGCTTTCGCCTGATTAACATCATCAACGACGCCGAATCGGCCATCCGCGAGATCGCTCACAGCCGCGACATACGGGATGTCATGGAGAAGTTCTCGGAATAA
- the ftsH gene encoding ATP-dependent zinc metalloprotease FtsH, translating to MNKNFKFLLLIFTGVVVLLTMAQTAGRCSPLAMEKEEKLTFSEFRKMIDPYNDQAIGNIYTKEAMAGANSETNPFLLRIGPKKIEGRYVKKGQRIEPTDDVEVIKSKTVPFVVESMPELINEALIDQLDKNRVHYRFENPDEGGMLGTILQMLPFIIIVALLWMFMIRQIQSTGNKAMAFGKSKAKLNPEGKTRVTFTDVAGCDEAKEELVEVVDFLKDPRKFQTIGARIPRGVLLVGPPGTGKTLLARAVAGEAGVPFYSISGSDFVEMFVGVGASRVRDLFEQAKKNAPCIIFIDEIDAVGRLRGAGLGGGHDEREQTLNQLLVEMDGFEENEGVIVVAATNRPDVLDPALLRPGRFDRQVVVDAPDVKGREEILRIHARKVPMTSDVSLSRIARGTPGFTGADLANLINEAALLAARKNKKRVTQEELEEAKDKVIMGPERRSILITEKEKEVIAYHEGGHALLGTLLPYSEPVHKVTIIPRGRALGLTQQLPEDDRHIQPKKYWLDRICVLMGGYLAEGIIFNDTSTGASNDIQVATNIARRMVCEWGMSEKLGTISYSQDNGNVFLGREISSSRHYSEETAAMIDGEVKRFVQEQLDRGRELLTNHREKLERIAKALLERESIGGEELNDIMGSDISDKQKRAFSHDAKPPEFEGGAEPAPAT from the coding sequence ATGAATAAGAATTTCAAGTTTTTACTGCTCATTTTCACCGGTGTCGTCGTTCTTTTGACCATGGCACAGACGGCCGGGCGCTGCTCGCCCCTGGCAATGGAAAAAGAGGAGAAGCTCACGTTTTCTGAGTTCCGGAAGATGATCGATCCCTACAACGATCAGGCGATCGGTAACATCTACACGAAAGAGGCGATGGCCGGGGCGAACTCCGAGACAAATCCTTTTCTGCTGCGTATAGGTCCCAAAAAGATCGAAGGCCGCTATGTGAAGAAAGGCCAGCGCATCGAACCCACGGACGATGTAGAAGTCATCAAAAGTAAAACCGTTCCATTCGTGGTCGAGAGCATGCCCGAGCTGATTAACGAAGCTCTCATAGACCAGCTCGATAAGAACCGCGTCCACTATCGTTTTGAGAATCCCGATGAAGGCGGGATGCTCGGTACCATCTTACAGATGCTGCCTTTCATCATCATCGTCGCTCTGCTCTGGATGTTTATGATCCGCCAGATTCAGAGCACCGGTAACAAGGCGATGGCCTTCGGTAAAAGCAAGGCGAAGCTTAACCCCGAGGGTAAGACCCGCGTCACCTTTACCGACGTTGCCGGATGTGATGAGGCTAAAGAAGAGCTTGTTGAGGTTGTGGACTTTCTTAAAGATCCGCGCAAATTCCAGACGATCGGCGCTCGCATCCCTCGCGGCGTGCTGCTTGTCGGCCCTCCGGGAACGGGTAAGACGCTTCTTGCGCGCGCCGTTGCCGGCGAGGCCGGAGTGCCCTTCTACTCGATTTCAGGCTCGGATTTTGTCGAGATGTTCGTCGGCGTCGGCGCCTCCCGCGTGCGCGACCTTTTCGAGCAGGCCAAGAAAAACGCTCCCTGCATCATCTTTATCGACGAGATCGACGCCGTCGGTCGCCTTCGCGGCGCCGGCCTTGGCGGCGGGCATGACGAGCGTGAACAGACGTTGAACCAGTTGCTTGTTGAGATGGACGGCTTTGAAGAAAACGAAGGCGTCATCGTCGTCGCCGCCACAAACCGTCCCGACGTGCTTGATCCGGCGCTACTTCGTCCGGGTCGCTTTGACCGACAGGTCGTCGTCGACGCCCCTGACGTAAAAGGACGCGAAGAGATTCTGCGTATCCATGCGCGTAAGGTTCCGATGACCTCCGATGTGTCGCTCTCGCGCATCGCTCGCGGAACTCCGGGCTTCACGGGCGCCGATCTTGCGAACCTCATCAACGAAGCGGCCCTGCTTGCGGCGCGAAAAAACAAGAAACGCGTTACCCAGGAAGAGCTCGAAGAGGCGAAAGATAAGGTTATCATGGGTCCGGAGCGTCGCTCCATCCTCATTACCGAAAAAGAAAAAGAGGTCATCGCCTATCATGAAGGCGGTCATGCTCTGCTCGGCACGCTTCTTCCCTACTCCGAGCCCGTCCATAAAGTGACGATCATCCCCCGCGGAAGAGCGCTCGGGTTAACCCAGCAGCTTCCCGAAGACGATCGCCACATTCAGCCGAAAAAATACTGGCTGGACCGCATCTGCGTCTTGATGGGCGGCTATCTTGCCGAAGGCATCATCTTCAACGATACGTCGACGGGCGCCTCTAACGACATTCAGGTGGCGACGAACATCGCACGCCGTATGGTCTGTGAATGGGGGATGTCTGAAAAACTGGGAACGATCAGCTACAGTCAGGATAACGGCAACGTATTTCTCGGCCGTGAGATCAGCTCTTCGCGCCACTACAGCGAAGAGACGGCGGCCATGATCGACGGCGAGGTGAAGCGCTTCGTTCAGGAACAGCTTGATCGCGGCCGCGAGCTGCTGACAAATCATCGCGAGAAACTGGAACGCATCGCCAAGGCTCTTCTTGAACGAGAAAGCATCGGCGGCGAAGAGCTGAACGATATCATGGGCTCCGACATCTCAGACAAGCAGAAGCGTGCCTTCTCGCATGATGCGAAGCCGCCGGAATTCGAGGGGGGAGCTGAACCGGCACCGGCCACATGA